The DNA region TCTTATGTAAATGCTAAAATTAAAAAGGTTGGCGATGATACACTGGCATCAGCTACTCATAAATTTACAGATGGTCAGAAAATACCAGGAGTTCCTTCAGTAAAAGCAACACTGGGAGTAGATTATGAAATAGTTGATGGGCTAAGAGCAACAGCTGATTTAAACTATTATTCAAATGCTGTTGATAACTACAATAAAAAAATACCTTCTTATTCTACAACTGATTTAGGATTAAAATATAAACATCAAAGTGGATTTGGATTAACAGCAGGAGTTAAAAATGTATTTAATAAAAAATATAATGTAAGTCAGACAACAAACACTCTTACAGGCCTTACAACTTATTCACCTGCAGATGAAAGAACATACTTTATAGGAGCAAGCTATGAATTCTAGCATAAATATGAAAAGAATATATTTAGCATTGTCACTGCTTCTGATTATATTCATATTTATAGCACTTTCCCTTGGAGATACAAAAATATCAATAAAGGAAATAATGGGTCTTTTGACAGATAAAAATTTCATAGATGAAAGAAATATAAGATCAATACTTTTTGATGTGAGATTACCTAGAATATTTATGGCAATCCTGATAGGAATGCTGCTGGCAAGTTCTGGGACAGTCGTACAGACTGTTTTCCAGAACCCTCTGGCAGACCCTTATATAATTGGAATATCTGCAAGTGCCACTTTTGGTGCAGTAATTGCATATATGCTCAATTTATCTGATGTAATGTATGGAATATTGGGATTTGTAACTTCAGTAGTCGTTTCCCTTATTATATTCAGGCTTTCAAAATCTAAAACAAAAACTGATATAACAACATTGCTGATTGTAGGAATAGCTATTTCCTCCTTTCTGGGAGCCTTCACCTCCTTCAGCATGTACATGATAGGCCAGGATTCCTTCAGGATAGTGGCATGGATGATGGGATATGTAGGAGCCGCATCGTGGATGAAAGTTTCTATTCTCATAGTTCCCCTTGCTATATCAATTATGTACTTTTATCTGAAAAGACACGAACTGGATCTTTTACTGAGTGGAGATGAGGAAGCTCATTCCCTGGGACTGAATGTAGGAAAATTAAAGAAAAATATGCTTATTGTTTCATCCCTGATTGTGGGATT from Leptotrichia sp. oral taxon 215 str. W9775 includes:
- a CDS encoding iron ABC transporter permease, which gives rise to MNSSINMKRIYLALSLLLIIFIFIALSLGDTKISIKEIMGLLTDKNFIDERNIRSILFDVRLPRIFMAILIGMLLASSGTVVQTVFQNPLADPYIIGISASATFGAVIAYMLNLSDVMYGILGFVTSVVVSLIIFRLSKSKTKTDITTLLIVGIAISSFLGAFTSFSMYMIGQDSFRIVAWMMGYVGAASWMKVSILIVPLAISIMYFYLKRHELDLLLSGDEEAHSLGLNVGKLKKNMLIVSSLIVGFSVAFTGMIGFVGLIVPHTIRLIAKSSSNTKLIPLSTLGGGLFLLVCDTIGRTVLNPVEIPIGVVTAFFGAPFFLYLAIRRRGV